The following are from one region of the Pygocentrus nattereri isolate fPygNat1 chromosome 20, fPygNat1.pri, whole genome shotgun sequence genome:
- the LOC108412798 gene encoding uncharacterized protein LOC108412798, whose product MALLLRVISVLSVSLSSQAGLTVEAESGDDVTLWCKHSLTKSDYLFWCKHTNNSVPVYIACKYYAQSSSSSKSCFFMTESNRSVMRVNSTFSSLTITAVTPSDSGLYYCSSLEEKYMIFSTTTHLLVRERNQTSSKTEDKSKGGYSSDVFFRLFLVFGAVIVVLLSALLFLLCIILKYREHRKEDSDPKLKQEKEEQDGETVNYAALHFNKKSTRSPRRVETEETHVVYSSVGQ is encoded by the exons ATGGCTCTGCTGCTCCGTGTGATCA GTGTGCTGTCAGTGAGTTTGAGCTCTCAGGCTGGTTTAACTGTAGAAGCAGAATCTGGTGATGATGTCACTCTCTGGTGTAAACACAGTCTGACTAAATCAGATTATTTATTCTGgtgtaaacacacaaataattCAGTGCCAGTTTATATTGCATGCAAATATTACGCACAGTCATCCTCCTCCTCTAAATCCTGTTTCTTCATGACTGAGAGTAACAGGTCAGTGATGAGAGTGAACTCTACGTTCTCCTCTCTCACTATAACTGCAGTTACTCCCTCTGACTCAGGACTCTATTACTGCAGCAGCCTGGAGGAAAAATACATGATCTTCAGCACCACAACACATCTACTGGTGAGAG agAGGAATCAAACATCTTCCAAGACTGAAGACAAATCTAAAG GTGGCTACAGTTCTGATGTGTTCTTCAGGCTGTTTCTGGTTTTTGGAGCTGTGATTGTGGTTCTGCTCAGTGCTCTTCTGTTCCTGCTGTGCATCATACTGAAGTACAGAGAACATCGCAAGGAAG ATTCAGACCCTAAACTGAAACAAGAGAAAGAG GAGCAGGATGGTGAAACGGTGAACTACGCTGCTCTACACTTCAATAAGAAAAGCACCAGATCACCCAGACGAGTAGAAACAGAAGAAACACATGTAGTATATTCCTCTGTAGGACAGTGA
- the LOC108412792 gene encoding H-2 class I histocompatibility antigen, Q9 alpha chain-like isoform X2 — protein MDYCTVIKKSLLILTVYIDLTSAGCHSLQYFYTTVTPGIHFPAFTIVGLVDGEQIHYYDSNIRKMISRNEWIKKADADDTEYWHRGTRIAQGDQKTFEENLAISMQRFNHTEGVHTFQWMYGCEQLDAETVRGYLQFGYDGEDFLSLDLNSLTYTAANDKAVITKHKWEQTHAARFQKAYLENECTEWLLKYVEYGRSSLEKEVPPEVSLFQKDSSSPVVCHATGFFPKAVNISWQKNGEDLHEDVELRETLPNQDGTFQKRSVLTVSPEELDRNEYTCTVQHSSLEKKMHLPRTDRRVLSGGGSFGIIIGVVVAFLLLVFFGGVFIAIVC, from the exons atggATTACTGTACCGTGATAAAGAAAAGCCTGCTCATCCTCACAGTGTATATTGATCTAACGTCAGCAG GCTGCCACTCTCTGCAGTACTTCTATACCACAGTTACGCCAGGAATACACTTCCCAGCGTTCACTATTGTTGGTCTGGTGGACGGAGAGCAGATTCACTATTATGACAGTAACATCAGGAAGATGATCTCAAGGAATGAGTGGATAAAGAAGGCTGATGCTGATGACACAGAGTATTGGCACAGAGGGACACGGATCGCACAGGGTGATCAGAAGACTTTTGAAGAAAATCTGGCTATATCAATGCAGCGCTTCAACCACACTGAAG GTGTCCACACTTTCCAGTGGATGTACGGCTGTGAGCAGCTTGATGCTGAAACTGTGAGAGGATACTTGCAGTTTGGTTATGATGGAGAAGATTTTCTTAGTCTGGATCTGAACAGTCTTACTTACACTGCAGCCAACGATAAAGCTGTTATCACCAAACACAAGTGGGAGCAGACACATGCAGCCAGGTTCCAAAAGGCCTATCTGGAGAATGAATGTACTGAGTGGTTACTGAAGTATGTGGAATACGGCAGATCCAGTCTGGAGAAGGAAG TTCCTCCTGAGGTGTCTCTGTTTCAGAAGGACTCTTCTTCTCCAGTGGTGTGTCATGCTACAGGTTTCTTCCCCAAAGCAGTGAACATCTCCTGGCAGAAGAATGGAGAGGATCTGCATGAGGACGTGGAGCTCAGAGAGACGCTACCCAACCAGGATGGAACCTTCCAGAAGAGGAGCGTTCTGACCGTCTCACCTGAGGAGCTGGACAGAAATGAGTACACCTGCACCGTTCAGCACAGCAGCCTGGAGAAGAAGATGCACCTACCGAGGACTGATCGGAGAGTTCTGTCAG GTGGAGGGTCATTTGGCATCATCATTGGTGTGGTTGTGGCTTTTCTCCTCCTTGTCTTCTTTGGAGGAGTTTTCATTGCCATTGTCTG CTGA
- the LOC108412792 gene encoding H-2 class I histocompatibility antigen, Q9 alpha chain-like isoform X1 has product MDYCTVIKKSLLILTVYIDLTSAGCHSLQYFYTTVTPGIHFPAFTIVGLVDGEQIHYYDSNIRKMISRNEWIKKADADDTEYWHRGTRIAQGDQKTFEENLAISMQRFNHTEGVHTFQWMYGCEQLDAETVRGYLQFGYDGEDFLSLDLNSLTYTAANDKAVITKHKWEQTHAARFQKAYLENECTEWLLKYVEYGRSSLEKEVPPEVSLFQKDSSSPVVCHATGFFPKAVNISWQKNGEDLHEDVELRETLPNQDGTFQKRSVLTVSPEELDRNEYTCTVQHSSLEKKMHLPRTDRRVLSGGGSFGIIIGVVVAFLLLVFFGGVFIAIVCS; this is encoded by the exons atggATTACTGTACCGTGATAAAGAAAAGCCTGCTCATCCTCACAGTGTATATTGATCTAACGTCAGCAG GCTGCCACTCTCTGCAGTACTTCTATACCACAGTTACGCCAGGAATACACTTCCCAGCGTTCACTATTGTTGGTCTGGTGGACGGAGAGCAGATTCACTATTATGACAGTAACATCAGGAAGATGATCTCAAGGAATGAGTGGATAAAGAAGGCTGATGCTGATGACACAGAGTATTGGCACAGAGGGACACGGATCGCACAGGGTGATCAGAAGACTTTTGAAGAAAATCTGGCTATATCAATGCAGCGCTTCAACCACACTGAAG GTGTCCACACTTTCCAGTGGATGTACGGCTGTGAGCAGCTTGATGCTGAAACTGTGAGAGGATACTTGCAGTTTGGTTATGATGGAGAAGATTTTCTTAGTCTGGATCTGAACAGTCTTACTTACACTGCAGCCAACGATAAAGCTGTTATCACCAAACACAAGTGGGAGCAGACACATGCAGCCAGGTTCCAAAAGGCCTATCTGGAGAATGAATGTACTGAGTGGTTACTGAAGTATGTGGAATACGGCAGATCCAGTCTGGAGAAGGAAG TTCCTCCTGAGGTGTCTCTGTTTCAGAAGGACTCTTCTTCTCCAGTGGTGTGTCATGCTACAGGTTTCTTCCCCAAAGCAGTGAACATCTCCTGGCAGAAGAATGGAGAGGATCTGCATGAGGACGTGGAGCTCAGAGAGACGCTACCCAACCAGGATGGAACCTTCCAGAAGAGGAGCGTTCTGACCGTCTCACCTGAGGAGCTGGACAGAAATGAGTACACCTGCACCGTTCAGCACAGCAGCCTGGAGAAGAAGATGCACCTACCGAGGACTGATCGGAGAGTTCTGTCAG GTGGAGGGTCATTTGGCATCATCATTGGTGTGGTTGTGGCTTTTCTCCTCCTTGTCTTCTTTGGAGGAGTTTTCATTGCCATTGTCTG TAGCTGA